One stretch of Vibrio kanaloae DNA includes these proteins:
- a CDS encoding LysR family transcriptional regulator has translation MDYLHLSRVNLKHLTALHIMLDTHSVTQTSEQLCVSPSSVSKNLSQLRDILDDELFYRDGTKLIPTPFALKIAPTVHAILASMNGLLHQKSFAPQDYQGNFSLSMRESTFEVFASKISRITTELAPKAKLTIYSKQQLGFDALLSGKINLVLLPHDISQPPTNNKELVWKTILQDEMVCFMGAHHPLARQELTVEGYLNHKHIGILDNELSQPYFEQNLVQCHQPRKVAISVADFGAAAVLCHHTPFLFTCSKQWAENAKQAQGLVSKPLPFDYGKVAYSLVWNKPNMNDQAIKWLCDLFLEA, from the coding sequence ATGGATTACTTACATTTATCGAGAGTGAACCTTAAGCACCTCACTGCACTTCATATTATGCTGGACACTCATAGTGTTACTCAAACTTCTGAGCAGCTTTGTGTGAGCCCTTCAAGTGTGAGTAAAAACCTTTCTCAACTGCGTGACATCTTAGATGATGAGCTATTCTATAGAGATGGCACCAAGTTGATTCCGACACCATTTGCACTGAAAATCGCTCCTACTGTACATGCAATTCTAGCCAGTATGAACGGCTTACTTCATCAAAAAAGCTTTGCCCCGCAAGATTACCAAGGCAACTTTTCACTTTCGATGCGTGAAAGTACCTTTGAGGTGTTCGCCTCGAAGATAAGCAGAATAACGACGGAACTCGCCCCCAAAGCCAAGCTAACTATCTATTCAAAACAACAACTCGGCTTCGATGCATTATTAAGTGGCAAGATCAATTTGGTTCTACTGCCTCATGACATTTCTCAACCCCCGACAAACAACAAAGAATTAGTCTGGAAAACCATACTTCAAGATGAAATGGTTTGCTTCATGGGCGCACACCACCCACTTGCCCGACAGGAACTGACTGTTGAAGGTTACTTAAACCATAAACATATTGGGATCCTAGACAACGAACTGTCTCAGCCTTACTTTGAACAAAATCTAGTTCAATGCCACCAGCCAAGAAAGGTGGCAATATCGGTAGCAGATTTCGGTGCTGCGGCGGTGTTATGTCACCACACACCGTTCTTGTTCACTTGCTCTAAACAGTGGGCTGAAAATGCAAAACAAGCACAAGGCTTAGTGAGTAAGCCACTTCCTTTTGATTACGGTAAGGTGGCGTACAGCCTAGTATGGAACAAACCAAACATGAATGACCAAGCGATCAAATGGCTGTGTGACTTGTTCTTAGAAGCCTAG
- a CDS encoding YjjW family glycine radical enzyme activase: MKISDLTTQMARVNNNKTEKQAKVSRVLTFSCVDGPGNRLVLFLQGCNFDCITCHNPHTINHCNHCGDCVSGCPSGALSVVDGKVKWAPSACTNCDQCIDICNHKSSPRITSMTVSEVLELVRHNQFFLSGITVSGGEATMQLPFIIELFQAIKSDSQLAHLTCFIDSNGSLPQQGWEKVLPFLDGAMIDLKSWQSETHLWLVGRGNHRVFETINYLADKGKLHEVRLLHIPNKSDLDIEVEQVGYYLKGLPSDVRIRLNAFQHHGVIGEALEWSKCTEQQMQSFHDKLYAIVQRQMQTPEVYT, translated from the coding sequence ATGAAAATTTCTGATCTAACAACTCAAATGGCTAGGGTTAATAACAATAAGACAGAAAAACAAGCGAAGGTCAGCCGTGTGCTGACCTTTTCTTGTGTTGATGGGCCGGGAAATCGTCTAGTACTGTTTCTACAAGGCTGTAATTTTGATTGTATTACTTGTCATAACCCACACACCATTAATCACTGTAATCATTGTGGGGACTGCGTCAGCGGGTGTCCAAGCGGTGCACTAAGCGTTGTTGATGGCAAAGTGAAGTGGGCTCCGTCTGCCTGTACCAATTGCGATCAGTGCATTGATATCTGTAATCATAAATCGAGTCCGAGAATTACATCGATGACGGTCTCGGAGGTACTTGAACTCGTTAGGCACAATCAATTTTTCTTGAGTGGTATTACCGTTTCGGGCGGTGAAGCGACCATGCAACTGCCGTTTATTATCGAATTGTTTCAAGCAATCAAAAGCGATTCGCAGTTAGCACACTTAACGTGTTTTATTGACAGTAATGGTTCGCTGCCACAACAAGGGTGGGAAAAAGTGTTGCCTTTCCTTGATGGCGCGATGATTGACTTAAAGTCATGGCAATCGGAAACCCATCTATGGTTAGTTGGCAGAGGGAATCATAGGGTGTTTGAAACCATTAACTACCTTGCAGATAAAGGAAAACTACACGAAGTTAGGTTGCTGCATATCCCCAATAAAAGTGACCTCGATATTGAGGTAGAGCAGGTCGGTTATTACTTAAAAGGCTTGCCAAGTGATGTTCGTATTCGATTGAATGCCTTTCAACATCATGGCGTAATTGGTGAAGCATTAGAGTGGTCTAAATGTACAGAGCAACAAATGCAGAGCTTTCACGACAAGCTCTACGCTATCGTTCAAAGGCAGATGCAAACACCTGAGGTTTATACCTAA
- a CDS encoding YjjI family glycine radical enzyme, with product MSHQPAPSTSSPLSDQQQRFSTIISDANLSPKQKSHYLALEAEASLPYMSVSNEVEQALQEGVLCDMFEGHAPFKPRYVLPDYSKYLHQGSKYLELSAATNFDEALNMLTILYHHVPSVTSIPVYLGQLDDVLMPFVGDLTEEQIYQKLKLFWIMLDRTLPDAFMHVNIGPTDNIICRTILRVDAELKQIAPNLTFMYDPTVTPDDLLRHAASNICECSKPHIANYPAHAEAYGDKRFGIVSCYNSLPLAGGSNTLVRMNLKQVALKCQDSDDFLQHVLPNYSDIMVELMNARSRFLHEESNFFEGFLTKEGLIEEDRFAPMFGIYGMAEAVNILMEKEGKAGRYGHDEQANKLGYRISEKLAEIVDSSEVKYGLEGRALLHAQGGISLDEDVTPGVRIPYGSEPDPVAYVRATADHHKFYTSGISDILTIEETVKSNPEAMFNLCKGAIQAGYREFTANVASNDLVRVTGYMIKLSDIAKYDERGSRTNTTFLGAEAAKNTGILERKPRVASLEMSPMYE from the coding sequence ATGAGCCACCAGCCTGCGCCATCTACTTCTTCACCACTTTCAGATCAACAACAACGCTTTAGCACTATCATTTCAGATGCCAATCTGTCTCCAAAACAGAAATCGCACTATCTTGCCTTAGAAGCTGAAGCGAGCCTGCCGTATATGTCGGTAAGCAATGAAGTAGAGCAAGCCTTACAAGAAGGTGTGCTATGTGACATGTTTGAAGGTCACGCCCCATTTAAGCCGCGCTATGTACTTCCAGACTATTCTAAATACTTACATCAAGGCTCAAAGTATTTAGAGCTTAGCGCGGCAACTAATTTCGACGAAGCATTGAACATGCTGACCATCCTTTATCATCACGTTCCATCAGTGACTTCCATTCCGGTTTACTTAGGTCAACTGGACGATGTATTGATGCCTTTCGTTGGCGACTTAACGGAAGAGCAGATTTATCAAAAGCTTAAGCTGTTCTGGATCATGCTGGATCGCACACTGCCAGATGCCTTCATGCACGTCAATATCGGCCCGACAGATAATATTATTTGCCGTACGATTTTGCGCGTAGATGCTGAACTGAAGCAGATCGCGCCAAACCTGACCTTTATGTATGACCCAACTGTCACTCCTGATGATCTGCTTCGTCACGCGGCGAGCAATATCTGTGAATGCAGTAAACCGCACATTGCCAACTATCCAGCGCATGCCGAAGCTTACGGCGACAAGCGTTTTGGCATTGTAAGCTGCTATAACTCTCTGCCTTTAGCGGGTGGTTCAAACACCTTAGTGCGTATGAACCTTAAGCAAGTGGCGTTGAAGTGTCAGGATAGTGATGATTTCTTACAGCACGTATTGCCTAACTACAGTGACATCATGGTCGAACTGATGAACGCGCGTAGCCGTTTCTTACATGAAGAGTCTAACTTCTTCGAAGGTTTCTTGACCAAAGAAGGTTTGATCGAAGAAGACCGCTTTGCGCCAATGTTTGGTATTTATGGCATGGCGGAAGCCGTTAACATCTTGATGGAAAAAGAAGGCAAAGCAGGGCGCTATGGCCACGATGAACAGGCTAATAAACTCGGTTACCGTATCTCTGAAAAACTGGCTGAGATCGTTGATAGCTCTGAAGTGAAGTATGGGCTGGAAGGCCGGGCTCTGTTGCACGCTCAAGGCGGTATCAGCTTAGATGAAGATGTAACACCAGGTGTGCGTATTCCTTATGGTTCGGAGCCAGATCCTGTCGCTTATGTTCGTGCTACAGCAGATCACCACAAGTTTTACACCTCGGGTATCAGTGACATTCTGACCATCGAGGAAACAGTGAAATCTAACCCTGAAGCGATGTTCAACCTGTGTAAAGGCGCGATTCAAGCGGGCTACCGTGAATTTACCGCTAACGTGGCATCAAACGACTTGGTTCGTGTGACGGGTTACATGATTAAGCTTTCAGACATTGCTAAATATGACGAGCGAGGCTCTCGCACTAACACGACTTTCTTAGGAGCCGAAGCTGCGAAGAACACGGGTATCTTAGAGCGTAAACCTCGTGTGGCGAGCTTAGAGATGTCGCCAATGTACGAATAA